The genomic region TTCGCAACACTTTTCAGACGACCTCCAGTCTACAACTCCGTGGAGTTTCACAGCTACAGGAACCAGATGAGATGGAGGCAGCCTCTTCGCAATAGCCTCTAAGCTAGCCTAGTGTCATGTAAGCTTGTACTTATTGgtatatttttttgttcattttattaATCAGTACTACTTGAGCTGTAAATAACATTCCTTCAGCTTCCTTCCGTTATCTAATGTTAATTTACAGACTGCTCCACGTCTACGAGGGACTCACCAGCTTATTTTTCAGTCTATCTTCTTTTATCGGTTGATTTATGATCTCCCCGACTGCAACGTTATgcgtttatttgtatttctataCGGGGAGTATCAGTAACGTTATTAAGGGTTGATGGGGACTGCTTTGCATGTCCGCCTAACCGGAATGGTTATGGCGTGTGTGTTATTGCAATCCTTGGGCTCTACGAGAGTCTTGCGGTTTGCGTGTGTGTACATAGTTGTGTTGTGTAATTCACGATTTGTTTCTGATACAGTGTGATGAGATGCTCTTACTGCGTGCATTCCccttaatttgtttttatttcttttgtctttttttctcctactctGTATTTCAAGTGTTATGCTAATTAGATGGCCAACTTGAATATTATCAGCTTGTTAGTTTAAACTCGCCCATTAAGCGCACTCGCTGCCTAGAATTTCTCCGACGTAAAAAAGGGAATACCGAAGTATATCCCTTGAAAAAGCAGAGTTTATATTGCATAGAACAAAACAAAGATACTACTAAGCAGGCTACTAGCCCTCAGACTTTAACAATGTGAATCAAAAGCACTAATCAATGCATTTCATACAACAGAGGGCCAAGTTGTAACACAACCTGATACTATTAATGACGTGTTTAAAGTTTTTTACTGTAACCTCTATGGGTGTGGGAAAGGGAATTGAAAACACTGGGCCCAGTTCCATTACGTGAAAATATATGGGAAAACCTGAGTGCTTCAAAAAATCATGCGCATCAACACATACACAAGCTGATACATTGGGAATATGCTACCCCATTGAAATACTTCAAAATAAATTAGTCCCAAATCCTATTTGCACTCACTGCCCAGATCAGGCACTTGGCCCAACAATGCACGTTTTGGGAGTGCTCCCCAATCAGACGCTTCTGGACTGATGTATTTTCTATAGTGTCATCACTACTGGATGTCTGCCTTCTTAACGATGATTCACAGCTATCCCTCACTCTCAACCAACGTAGACTACTCCTGGCAGGGCTTACGGCAGCAAAAAAGACCATCTTAAGGCTTTGGTTCCAGCCTAATCTACCCTTGACACAATACTGGCTAACTGCCTACCAGTATATTACTTCTCTTGAGTGAACAACTGCACACCTCAACAAGGCCAAACAACCATCCAGGCATGGTCGCAGATTACACTGTCCATCCAAGACCACCTCAGGAAACAGAaaattgtttctttttgtttcttttatatttcttttattattatatttttttttcctggggAATGCTTTATACTTACTAGCTAATATTGACATTGTAACTGCTATCTTTCATCTCCTTCACCATCTCACTCTTGTCTCTCATGAGCTATGTATTGAGTGTCGTACTGTAGTTTGTGCTGTGTATGTTCAAAGTAAATGTGACTgtaaatgtaacatttcaaTCTTTTCTAATAAAAAATTGTTGATCACAAAAGATACTTTCAAGAAGGGTTCAACCTAAACAAGTCTCTTTATCATTTATAATTTGTCTGGCTGAATTTTTGGATAACTGTGTATAAAATGATGCACAGGACATGTGGAATATTTCTATTTGGTCTAGTGCTGcaaccataaaaaaaacattacatctCTTTTTTGTGAATGCCCATTTTTCAGCTTTAAATGAGATCTGAGATataaaaagaagtaaaaaaattaaagaagaaataaaaacatgccTTTCTGCTTATTTATACCTTGAGATTACTAAATTAggctgtttttttaatgttgcaATCTCAAACGAAATGCATGTTTTGTcagttgattaattaatcaactgACAAAACATGCATTTCGTTTAACCTTTTTATTATATATCATTGACTGCTAAAATGTGTAATCTGCTCCTGCCTGAGGACAGACAGCCAGAAACAAAGCTCACATCTTACACAAACTACTGTCTCTTCTAAGTAATAACTACCACTTCCAGTTCATCAGAATTTTTCAACATGTCTTTGGTGAGAAGTATGCCATATTAGGATGAAAGTTAGTTGGCTTTTCCACCTATATAAGTTGGAACACTTGTGTTTCCCCGGGTTCTTTCtgagtctgctgctgctgtcctatAACCATGATGCTCCAGGCGGCTGTGCTCAGTGTCCTCGTCTTCTCTGTCTACAGTTTTACTATACAGGTAAACCTCATCAGACACTTTACATGCatatggacagacagacacttaGTTTCTCAATAATGAGATAAATACAACAATTTTATGActcattttgaaatgaaatgtaatacattCAGAAATTTTACAGTGCATAATTCATTTTTTCttcaataataatgtatacagtGTTTAGCAGTATATTCACTGACTACTCAACGTACAGTATATaggatctttttttatttaattgtggGGAAAATGATATGGAAACtgtttgtaaataaatactgtatataattagGAAATTGTACGGAAGCCTTGAAAggcaaggtggaaaaaaattgcGGGCAATGTTGGCCATGATCTCCTACATAGGAGATACAATTTAAGATAATATCTCCTACAGAGGAGGGAGCTAAACTTAGGTTTTGGCCAACATTGCCTGCTATTTTATTTCACCTTCAGGGCTTCTGTAAACTTGCAAAAAGCAAAATGtgattttgtctttctttttataCTTTGTAGTGCATTACATTCTAATGCAGTggaaattataaatatatagagagagaaagaaataatcACATTTTGCTTTTGCAATTTTACGGAAGCCCTGAAAGGCaaggtgaaaataaaaaaacatgggaATGTTGGCCAAAACCTAATTTTATCTCTCCTACATGGGAACTATCTCAAACTTTGTAGATACTAGAAACTTTAAGATAATACATCATACGTATAAGATTACATCTCATACGTAAGAGATAACATCTCGAATGTAGGAGATTGTCCAACATTGCCTGCAATTTATTTTTCACCTTGCCTTTCAGGGCTTCTGTAAACTTGCAAAAAGCAAAATGTGattatttctttctttagtAATGGCGTTCAACCaatctggaagaatctcgtttagactggcaagacttggaaggccctcagaaatgccagagcagccTATTCCTCATcattaatagaagaaaataagaacaacccaaggtttcttttcagcactgtagccaggctgacagagatgataaaattataacagaaataaaattcATCACCTCCTGCCCTCAACTTCTAACGGTTTATCATTAAATGCAGGAACGCCAGACACAGCTTTAAGACCTGACATATATTTAGACTGCTTTTCTTCTATTGACCTTCACCAATTAACACAAAAGATTTAATCAGCTAatccatctacctgtctcttagatcCTATCCCAactaggctacttaaagaagcttTACCCTTGGTTAACACTTtgttactagatatgatcaataagtctctattaacaggttatgtaccacagtcatttaaagtagctgtggtAAAACCTCTTCTTAAAAAACCGACTCTCGATCCTGAGGTCCAACTATAGACCGATATCttatctcccctttctctccaagatccttgacaAGGTAGAcactaatcagttatgtgactttctacataccaatagtttatttgaggattttcagtcaggatttagagtgcaccatagcacagagacggcactggtgaaaattacaaatgtccttctaactgcttcagacaaaggacttccgtaattgtcttattagatcttagtgctgcattcgacactattgaccatagcatcatgttacagagactggaacatgtAATTGCCATTAAAGGAACCACACTAAGCTGGTTTGAGTCCTATCTATCAGATCGATCACAGTTGGTTCATGTTAATGATTAATCCTCCAGACACTCTAAAGTTATCCATGCTGTTCCTCAAGACTtggtgcttggaccaattctattcaccttatatatgcttcctctaggcaatattattaggaaacactcacttaattttcactgttatgcggatgataCCCAAGTATACCTTTCAATCAATCCAGATGAAACTAGTCAGTTagttaaacttcaagcatgcattaaggACATAAAATCGTCATCCATCGAAATCgatggatgacctacaatttcctgTTGTTTAACTCAGaaaaaactgaagttattgtgctagtagatagataaatagatagatactttattcatcctgagggaaatTTTTGTCtctctagtcatagttccattatctttattgttactatacctgccactgttcatcattccaactgctataattattatgaatcatatttctctatatcttTATTAGTGTCTGTGTCCAAACTGGCAGTGACATATGCCGCCCACAAGTTTTCACGAGTTTTCTgtctaaaaggaagtttttcctcaccactgttgcaccaaatactcgtgggaaattgttgggtcttagTTAATTAGAGAGTGTGgactagacctactctatctgtaaagtgtcttgagatacagtaactcttgttatgatttgatactataaataaaattgtattgaaattctttctttttatacTTTGTAGTTCGTGAATTGAGTGCAGAATTGCAATAAATATGCTTTCTCTGCCTTAAAAGAAGTCCATATGATtaaaaaatggattttaaagTTTTCACCATGCTTTCTATTATCTCCCTACATGCTATCTCTACAGAACCAACCACAGTAGTCTCAAATCAAAGTCAATTCACTAATGGAACTAAGATCTATCTGAACTTAGAAGCCAAATTTCACATCTAGATCCATTTAATTGTATTTAACCAATGTTTACTTTGTATCTTATTACAGGCTCCTTTTGCAAAGTGTAAGAAGAACTCTGGTAAGACTTGGCTACTTTTCAGACATTAAAATTCTGTAAAAATATAGCCGTGCATCGTGTAACTAATACATGACCAAATTGTTTGTACTCCACAGGCAACACCACTGAAAATGACGATTTCAGTGTGTCCACACTGTTGGAGAAAGCCAATGTTAATCTTGGTATGTTCGTTTCCACTGCAACTGCTTTATTCGGTGACATTATCCCTCCAGCGGCAAatgtacaataataataatcttaccctaaatatataaataataaataatgctGGTGTTACAGTACATACCTGAAAGTATACAGCAGAGATACTGCATTGTGGAAGAAGAGCttatatcagaatcagatttgaccgttttttaacacagcagttaaatcaagaaaatgaaatgcagtacaaaaaaagagatgaaaacatTTACTTGATCTTGTCATGTCATTTTGCAGGAAAGAACGTTGATGACCCTCTGGTGTTATTTGGAGACATAGCAGTGCCAACAGATCTACAGAACGCTGATCCCTGCACAGCACGAGGCTGCCTGTGGCGTAAAGCCACCGACGGCAACGTCTACATACCCTACCGCATCTCCAACGAGTACTGTGAGTACTGAAGGCTTGGCTTTTACTATGCATCTATATTAATATTCAGCAGTAAATAATAGCCCAGCAGTAGCAGTATAGTAGAAGTAGTAGCAGTAAAGGTAATAGTAGTAGCAATAGCAGTTCAGTTATTCAGTCagtcaaaattctctgattccagcttcctaaatgtgaatattttctagtttcttcactcctctgtgacagtaaactgaatatatttgagttgtggacaaaatgaGACATTggaggacatcatcttgggctttgggaaacactgattgacattttttttctgacattttatagaccaaacaactaaccaTACGACGATATGGGTCCTTTGTTCTGACCCTCTAATACTGTGGgtccacaggagcgttttccgtgAACATAGTACCTTAAACAGAAAATGTTGGTCACGGTTTTGAACACGTCTTTAACGTTCTGaaacggtcacagtttggttaggtttaggcccAAAAAGTAATTATTAAAACATGGTGGCTTGGGTTAAAATCATACGTTCAAAGTCACTTCCGTAaaagttaaagtaaaaaaaaaccctcaccTTCTACTTTTCAACGGGGACTCAAACCCTGCTTTCCTGGTTGAAAGTCCTCGGGTTTCTTTGACCCTTCCACCACCCCAACATGCCTCAAACTACCtccttttttattaatattttattgACGCTtaaagacacaaatacacaaaacatcATACACTGTCATGGTATGACAATACAGTTTTCCATACAAAAACAAGacacatacaaaaaacagaacacatacaaaacaaaacaaagaggaaAACTGTTCAGGATTTCCAGACTGTGTAGAGGAGACACAGAAGccgatttttttttcacttttggttatttttaattatatgAAGTGATTTAAGGAGCAAATCTATTTCTAACTTAAATACCTGGCTGTCCATTTTGCCATTTCTGtttatgaatacaaaacttaacaaacaaaaaagttcaCTACATATTTCAAAGTGTTATTATCGGGATTatcataataaaaaagaaaatctttgaCGCTAAGAGAGTAAGGTGGATCAAAAAGGTGACTATTGAAGTCACTGAGAAATGTTTTAGTTTTctcacattaaaaaaacaggTGTGATAGTGTTTCATCCATATCACCACAGAAGGAACAAGCACTACTTATGTCTGCATATTTGGCTACAGTAACATTCACGGGGTATATTTTATGAAGAATTTTGAAAGTTCCAGTTCAAGTTCATTTCCAGTTAATATCAGAAATTCAAGATTAAAGATCCCCAGTAGAATTTCCCTCTTTTTCTAAATTGAAAGATCTGACGAATATGTTTATTATCACATTTTTTGTCTACCACATCAATCCCATTCAAAATTAACTTATGTTGTGTTACATTGTCCAAAACAAAAGACAGGTGACTTTTCATGAGATGGATTAAAACCCCTTAGGGATAGCTTTAACTCAACCTACCTCCTTGTGTAAAGCTTTGCTCACATCATAACTACtgcggccactagagggctcattgctataaacataaatataagccttaattgctgcttgaacaaacaacctTTGGGAGCATTTTTAGGGGCAGGACAGTCTCAGCAGTAGTAGTTATAGTACCAGAATAGTAATAGGAGTTGTAATAaaagtagtagtatagtagtcTACTTCTAAAAGTGGTAAAAGTCCCCTTTTAATGTTATGGCAGAGTGAATAAGAAGACGACATTATAAAAACTCACCAAACTGttaattaatgtgtttttttttttttttttacgtcaagccactagagagagagaaaccatCATCCAAGGCCTGCGGTCATTTGCTCAGTGCACTTGCATCCGCTTCACCCCCTTGGCTAATGGACAAGAGGACTTTGTAGACATCCAGTCTCTCGGAGGGTATGGACCACACAATGCACATATCACATATGCCTGCATGAATACACAGTCAGTTAAAAGTTTGGTTTACTTCTATCTTTCAGGTGTTTTTCATATGTTGGGCGTCGTGGTAATGGCCAGGTAGTGTCTTTAAAACGCCAGGGCTGTGTTTATGAGCATATCATCCAACACGAGCTGCTCCACGCCCTGGGCTTCAACCATGAACAGAGTCGGTCAGACAGGGACCAGCATGTTCGCATCCAGCTGCAGAACGTCGAGCCTGGTGGGTCGAGTTACAGACTTTCTTATCTATAGATGGAGCTTTAGTAatgcttttacaaaatatacAACAACCAACAATGGGGTCTTACAATTAATACAATTGGCCTTTATGATGTTTAAGCTCTGAACTTTTAAGTGAAAAATGTTACgtacaaataaacaaattaaaatatgacTTCATCATATCATCGTAGCTGGAATACAGTAGCTAGGAATCTGAATTATGCGACGCATTCTCACGAACAGATTCATATGCTATCGTACGAAAACATATGCAAATTAGCTAATGCTGACCTGTCACGGGTTGACCAGTCGCATGACAGTCAAGTTTAGCAGTCTTTAAAGTTAAATTTAGCTGAGAAAAGCTTACTGTGAGCTACCGTGAGGTGCCGGTCCTTTCAGGAGCTTTTGCAGTTAGGTTTAGCCGACAAAATTCATCATGCGGCGATTTAGATTTAGGCACCAATATGACtagaaaagattgtggtttggatacTGGTCGCCTTAAGTACAAGGCCCCTTTAAGTACATGAACACCCATTTCaagggtgaaagtcttgtgttttccccttaacttcttcaagGACCTAAACTCCGCTCCCCTTCTTAAAAGCCCTGCGCTTTGTAACCCACCCGTCCTCCaacgacctcctccctatgcggaCCACATCAATCTTACACAGCAGCCGTCAATGTGGTTCATACAGTAACAAAtgcgtggaatacatacaaattacagtgctttacgtTTCGTAGCTGTCTACAAATTGGTTTGTGAGAACAGCTTAAAATATATGCTTATGAAGACCTCTAGAACAAGCAACCATGTGTACAGAAATAATTACATGTAGTTTCCTGCagatatactgtaactattcaCACATTTCACTTACTGCACTTTTCAGCCATTTTGACTGGCAAGctgtaataaaaacatttattgtgcTCGCCTGCAGGAATGGAGCACAATTTCGATAAGGTCGAAACAAGGAACCTTGGCACTCCCTATGACTACGGCTCTGTCATGCACTACACAAGGTAGCATTCGCTCACTGAACCTAATTATAATATACAACAACAATGTAATTATGCAACTATGAAATCATGTTATACTGTATTTACATATATTAGGCTACAAAGCTcagtttgttctgtaaagttaaaaaaactcacagtttacttttattttcaaattggtctcctgggtggaagtcctgtttgtttgacccaccaCCCCAACTTACCTCCTTATTTTGAAGTTTGGAGCTGTTATACTGCGTCCTCTTAATTCCAGTTTTGCTCCCTTCATAACTACTACAACCACTAGAGAGCGATGCCACTATACACCTATAAATATGAGtagtaattgctgcttgaaaaaAAGCAAACTGGGCGGGGGAGGACAGCCTCAAACACTGTCCATGAAAACATAGGGGGGGGATTATGTACCAAAAGGACTATCACTATCACTTGATTTTTCGAGAACTCAGACTGTCATATTGCAATATTAGCTTTAGATTAAAGCTTtaatgcgtaactttttgatattaatgaatgtctgttacattcaagccattgccaaatgagttgctacaaagctaattaagactatcagctccacacaactctctctgtatgtctcagtatggctatgttcagaagattgtggcgtcctgTGACTTACCCATGCAGAAACTTGACTGAAGATAATTACCtaaagtttttttaatcctccgtgtcctccttggctactagcaactgcgtgggggtggggggggtgcgCGATCAGGTAGGCTTGTATGATGTGGATGTGCtagtcaacagtgttgttgtcattacttaaaattcctcatgggggcggcagaaactacgcattatagctttacttttatttttagaatGCCTTTTTCACAAAGGATAGGATTTTGTCCCTAAATCACTTACACTCTCTTCATGCCCAGTATGGATCCATACATCAGGTTTTCGTGGTTATTCAACAGTACAGGTGTACAGTTTAAACCTCTCATCACTACTGTGTATTTGCACCATAGGTATGCCTTCTCTCGCAATTGTCAGCCAACCATCGTTCCCATCCCCGACAACAATGTAGCCATTGGCAGAGCCACCCAGATGAGTCCTACTGACATCCTTCGGGTGAACCGCCTGTATAACTGCAGTACGTACCTTTTTACCCATATAGCCTACCATCTCCCTAACTAAATAACTTCCTACTTGTTTCTGTATCTGCAGTGTATTTTCTCTGAGTTACATACATTCTCACTGCATTCTCACCTGTCTTCTTCCTGGCTTTTCACCTACCAACTGTACTCTCTCATGCAGTCTTTCTACTGATAAAATTGAcagactaggtcagactgaaCAGATACCTAGGAAGATCAAAACATACTTATGTTCATGTGCATTGTAGCAGTACTATATAGGAATCAAGCAGCTTTTACAGattttgctttctttctgaATTCAGAACGTTACCTGAAACCTGTGCAAAAAAGCTACTTCCTCTAGAAATGAAGGTAAGTTGTGGGTTCTGAACATGCTACACGCTATCCTCAATGTGATCTAACTTAAGTATAATAATACAGATGGAAGTTTCCCTCTTTTTATGTGTTTAGTagcttttatttattgattcatcatacattttgttgtttttctggcaTTTTGCCATTATAGGTCAGATaaagacaggaaacatgaatgTAAGAACCTAAAGGAACCTAGGACCTAAAGGAAAGGAGAGGGGAAAAGAAACAGGGAGGGAGGGGCACAGAATATGAGATCGAATGACAAGAGAGGGTTAGGTGGGTATTCATAGAATACTGGAAGAGGCGTGTTTGAGGTGCAGCCCTGCTCCTGAAATTATGCTAGGTAGCTTCAATTATGTGCATCCATGTTTCCTGTTAGTCTGGATCGACGACaattcatttccaggataatcgcCGGAACATCTGGTGGTGCCGGATGTTCTGGCGATGCATGTTGCCGCTGTCAAACTCCGTTCTCTCcaagaaacaacaaaaaacttggagctagcaagctacacgctgaaaaaaaaagaacatttggattgtgcaataaggcaggcctgcttgatTCTTTTGGGAAATTATTGTAGAGAttgacaaagaatatgtttactgcATTTACtcaagagcaaattacgtttaaccatgtatccagctaatttatatagctcaCGTCACTGTGTTGTGTAAacagttcattcattcattcattcaacactAATATTGtacgtggcgttttcttttgcgggggtgcaaatgtttcaaCAAAAcgagttccttcctgagactattttgcagagctacTGTCTTTGcgaccggagcttagcgccgcccaagacgatggtggattggtttaaagaaatacaaacaacccagagcgtctTTTTCTCTTAGCCAGAAATGCatgtgtggaggggccagaccttactctgcaGTGCTTTGGAGATTAGCGCATTATGAAATTGCTTCCTTAAGTTAGTAAGAGTTTGTTTGCAAAACCCTACAGTGGAAGGCATAGAAATTACTCAAAACAATtgtaggaaaagaaaagaaaaaagaaaagggcttAAGATTGTCGTCTTAACCACAAGACCATCAAGACagaattcagtttttttaactCACATAACTTCAAGTGTTTTACGGTATGTGCATGCCCATtagtttatgtgtttgtgtgtttgcacatgtaCACATATTCATTCAATATTTTTGAACAAATTCCCTCTTTTTTTACAGGAAATCCAGAGCAAATGAGGCAAACTGATGCAATGTTGCACATGCAACACCAGAAATGCATCTTGTGCTTAACGAATGCGCTTTTATTCAGAATTTGTTCAAATTAGCTTGCATGCTGTCCTAATGAGAAATGAGGTGTCCAATGACATCATCACAAATTTACACTTACACAAATAACTGCTTGTGAGCTTGATTATATACTGATAAATAAACCATGCTTATTCACATCATAACCTCAGCCTGTGTCTGTTTCTTTTATTGTGACCTGAGAAGATACCAAAACAGCTaacaagtttttattttttagagtttttgttttagtttttcacattattcacatataatacacaaatacaGAACAATAAATTCCAACAAGAAAGTTCAGGTACAGCTATCACTCAGAGGAAAGATACAGTGGTTGAACCAAAATACAGACAGCTGAGTGTTCACACACTGAAACAAAGTGCACACTTCTCCACTGCATTCTGCTGCAGACAATTGAACTCACCTCGGATCCGCTGTGTGGACTTGTGCAGCTGAGGTTTCACTCCAGGTTTTCATACATGTTCAGCTGGGTCACTGAGCCCAAATATGGATTATCTGGGTACTGGAGAAAGCCCAAGAATCAGCTAAACTCACAGGCTTATCAGTCACATATGGTTCAGACACATACATGTGAATATGTTAACAACCAGGGTTGTTGGAATGTATTCTgaaagtcgaatataattcgaatagtaaaataatcaatattcaaatgctgaaattactattcaaatgtcTATTTCTTAATAAATGTGTTGGCTAACTTTAGCGAATCTCGCTCTTCTCGTGTAAAAACGAAATGCTTTTG from Sander lucioperca isolate FBNREF2018 chromosome 3, SLUC_FBN_1.2, whole genome shotgun sequence harbors:
- the LOC116045231 gene encoding high choriolytic enzyme 1-like: MMLQAAVLSVLVFSVYSFTIQAPFAKCNTTENDDFSVSTLLEKANVNLGKNVDDPLVLFGDIAVPTDLQNADPCTARGCLWRKATDGNVYIPYRISNEYSTRERETIIQGLRSFAQCTCIRFTPLANGQEDFVDIQSLGGCFSYVGRRGNGQVVSLKRQGCVYEHIIQHELLHALGFNHEQSRSDRDQHVRIQLQNVEPGMEHNFDKVETRNLGTPYDYGSVMHYTRYAFSRNCQPTIVPIPDNNVAIGRATQMSPTDILRVNRLYNCKRYLKPVQKSYFL